AAAAGAATTTAATGAGTTTAGTTTATTTCCTATAAAAAATGGAGATAAATTTTTAGGGATTTTTTATGGTTATAGAAAACCAATAAGAAATATTCTTGTACATTATGAATTAGCCGGAGTTAAAAAAGCATATACATTTTCAAAAACATATTACATAGAATTTAGATTTAAAACCGGCAGTGTTTTTTGCTATATAAAGGA
This portion of the Borreliella spielmanii genome encodes:
- a CDS encoding DUF226 domain-containing protein, with product KEFNEFSLFPIKNGDKFLGIFYGYRKPIRNILVHYELAGVKKAYTFSKTYYIEFRFKTGSVFCYIKDIRRLLKKEKMDTPYNKALVERFLNLEKHVYEFYNKKYSDEGLIIKWILKNLK